The following coding sequences lie in one Thalassoglobus polymorphus genomic window:
- a CDS encoding MarR family winged helix-turn-helix transcriptional regulator, which produces MHFDSEASPGFAIGRVAYLIRSGMAAVLKNAGWPFSPEETQTLISLSDAGKPLSMNDLASLMIRDPTTVKRQLDRLVEQEFVERKASADDARIVMIGLTRRGEQRLQKVLPLLDDLRKTTLTGIKKSELEATLNVLRTMQKNLTKD; this is translated from the coding sequence ATGCACTTTGATTCCGAAGCCTCGCCCGGATTTGCAATCGGTCGCGTCGCGTACCTGATTCGTTCTGGCATGGCCGCCGTACTGAAGAACGCCGGTTGGCCGTTTTCGCCCGAGGAAACGCAGACTCTGATCAGCCTGTCTGATGCCGGCAAGCCGTTGAGCATGAACGATCTGGCATCGCTGATGATTCGTGATCCGACCACGGTTAAACGTCAGTTGGATCGACTTGTCGAACAAGAATTCGTCGAGCGGAAAGCATCGGCTGACGACGCGCGCATCGTGATGATCGGTTTGACACGTCGTGGCGAGCAGAGACTGCAGAAGGTTCTTCCACTGCTGGATGACCTGCGGAAAACAACGTTAACCGGCATCAAAAAGTCGGAGTTGGAAGCAACGCTCAACGTTTTGCGAACGATGCAGAAGAACTTAACGAAAGACTGA
- a CDS encoding alkyl sulfatase dimerization domain-containing protein has product MSKLGRFLTILLTASLGCTSQAVAQENAATEKLTRQNEQFKEQILQVADNVYVAVGYSVSNVSMIVGDDGVVIVDTGMMGEAASKIARKFREITDKPVKAIIYTHSHGDHTGGAPAFLGSERPQIWAHINFGSEARPWKAGGLTFQNVRGARQAGFKLPPEQRINNGVAPARYPKRGGEVFSANGGTAPTHLLEEDRKVIEVAGVELELTSSPGETNDGISVWYPAEKVLFAGDTFYRSFPNLYAIRGTPNRITRFWAGTLSKLADRNANVLVGGHTVPVVGGDEVKQVLTDYRDAVQFVHDKTVEGINEGLTPDELVEYVQLPERLASNEYLQPFYGHPDWGVRQTFSNYLGWFDGNASNLFPLPPKAEAERVAKLAGGKEKLLDSAKAALAEDDNQWAAQLADHLLAINKDDSDAKQIKADALTKLAHNMVNATARNYYLTVARELREQVPEAEARSRQPQRTTTIASVGDAVMEKVDLVLPDELYQGYLFWHQADELATDVVNYAMLLDAEGKVVHRWDTDLTGGGHTSYLLKSGGLLRMGIRDRKYVAGQPVAATDTLQVTDKTGKAIWELRAETIDFNGNKITFHHDMLPMPNGNILVLIYEEISPNEAVAAGWSAGKGKTVWSDGVLEIKPDLDENSYEVVWYWRFIDHMVQDQDTKAGNYGVIADHPEKIDGHFPESYAPMNAVRQHLNSLDYHSGMDQIVVSSLIYNEIWVIDHSTTIEQAASSAGGRRGKGGDLLFRYGNPAAYARGTEKDRLFQNQHDANWIDEGLPGAGNILVFNNNTDTSSMARLGNGGAAAAVSQEQLKGISNVHEINPTVDDDRRYVPDQSGTFQARQIWFWTSDDFFAPFQGGARRLPNGNTLLTDTVGRRVWEVAPDGDVVVRYKGPAPNFKAFKYSAEQVANLLE; this is encoded by the coding sequence ATGTCAAAACTTGGCAGGTTTCTCACCATTCTTTTGACAGCTTCGCTTGGCTGTACGAGTCAAGCGGTCGCACAGGAAAACGCTGCGACTGAAAAGCTGACCAGACAGAACGAGCAATTCAAGGAACAGATTCTTCAAGTGGCGGACAACGTCTATGTTGCCGTTGGCTATAGCGTTTCCAACGTTTCGATGATTGTTGGCGATGACGGAGTTGTCATCGTTGACACAGGGATGATGGGTGAAGCGGCAAGTAAGATTGCCAGGAAATTTCGCGAGATTACTGACAAGCCAGTCAAGGCGATCATCTATACGCACTCGCATGGGGACCACACTGGCGGAGCACCCGCGTTTCTCGGTTCCGAGCGTCCGCAAATTTGGGCACACATCAACTTCGGTAGCGAAGCCCGACCGTGGAAGGCTGGCGGTCTGACGTTCCAAAACGTTCGAGGCGCGAGGCAGGCAGGCTTCAAGTTGCCGCCGGAGCAACGAATCAATAACGGCGTCGCACCTGCTCGTTATCCCAAACGTGGTGGAGAAGTCTTCTCTGCCAACGGAGGAACGGCACCGACTCACTTACTTGAAGAGGATCGAAAAGTCATAGAGGTTGCCGGGGTCGAACTCGAACTCACATCGTCGCCCGGTGAAACCAACGACGGAATTTCTGTCTGGTATCCAGCCGAAAAGGTCCTGTTTGCGGGAGACACATTTTATCGATCCTTTCCAAACTTGTACGCCATTCGAGGCACTCCCAATCGCATCACCCGATTTTGGGCGGGAACACTTTCAAAGTTGGCCGACCGGAATGCGAATGTATTGGTCGGCGGACACACGGTTCCTGTCGTAGGTGGCGATGAAGTCAAACAGGTTCTAACTGACTATCGCGACGCGGTGCAATTCGTTCACGACAAGACGGTCGAGGGCATTAACGAAGGTCTAACACCCGACGAGTTGGTTGAGTACGTGCAGCTTCCCGAACGTCTGGCAAGCAATGAATACCTGCAGCCATTCTACGGGCATCCCGACTGGGGCGTCCGCCAGACCTTCAGCAACTACCTTGGCTGGTTCGACGGCAATGCATCCAACTTGTTCCCGTTACCACCCAAGGCGGAAGCGGAGCGAGTTGCGAAACTGGCCGGAGGAAAAGAGAAGCTGTTGGATTCGGCTAAAGCTGCACTGGCCGAGGATGACAACCAGTGGGCCGCACAGCTTGCCGACCATCTGCTGGCAATCAACAAAGATGACTCTGATGCCAAGCAAATTAAGGCCGACGCCCTGACAAAGCTGGCCCACAACATGGTCAATGCCACCGCCAGAAACTACTACCTCACTGTCGCTCGCGAACTTCGCGAACAGGTGCCAGAAGCAGAAGCACGTTCTCGACAGCCACAACGAACGACAACAATCGCATCAGTCGGTGATGCAGTTATGGAGAAGGTCGATCTCGTCTTGCCTGACGAGTTGTATCAAGGTTACCTGTTTTGGCACCAGGCGGATGAGCTCGCCACCGATGTCGTGAATTACGCAATGCTTCTCGATGCTGAGGGAAAGGTCGTTCATCGCTGGGATACCGATTTAACTGGAGGGGGACATACCTCGTACCTGCTGAAATCCGGTGGCCTGCTGCGCATGGGCATCAGGGATAGAAAATATGTCGCAGGACAGCCAGTAGCCGCCACCGATACTCTTCAGGTCACAGACAAAACTGGAAAAGCGATCTGGGAGTTGAGAGCGGAGACTATTGATTTCAATGGGAACAAAATCACCTTTCACCACGATATGTTGCCCATGCCCAACGGCAATATTCTGGTTTTAATCTACGAAGAAATCAGCCCGAACGAAGCGGTTGCAGCCGGTTGGTCTGCCGGTAAAGGGAAAACGGTTTGGTCTGATGGAGTGTTGGAGATCAAACCCGACCTAGATGAGAATTCCTATGAAGTCGTCTGGTATTGGCGTTTTATTGACCATATGGTTCAGGATCAGGATACCAAAGCAGGCAACTACGGTGTCATCGCTGATCATCCTGAAAAGATCGATGGGCACTTCCCTGAAAGCTATGCGCCAATGAATGCTGTGCGGCAGCATTTGAATTCGCTCGACTATCACTCAGGCATGGATCAGATCGTTGTCAGCTCCTTAATTTACAACGAAATCTGGGTGATCGACCACAGCACGACCATCGAACAAGCCGCGAGCTCCGCAGGTGGTCGAAGGGGCAAAGGGGGAGATCTGCTGTTCCGATACGGCAATCCCGCTGCCTACGCGAGGGGTACGGAGAAAGACCGGCTCTTCCAGAATCAACACGACGCCAACTGGATTGACGAAGGACTTCCGGGAGCCGGCAATATCTTGGTATTCAATAACAATACAGACACGAGCAGCATGGCGAGGCTAGGAAATGGTGGAGCTGCCGCCGCTGTTAGCCAGGAACAGTTAAAGGGAATTAGTAACGTCCATGAGATTAATCCCACGGTTGATGATGACCGACGTTACGTCCCAGACCAATCTGGAACCTTTCAAGCCCGGCAAATCTGGTTCTGGACAAGCGATGACTTTTTCGCTCCCTTCCAAGGCGGAGCTCGCCGTTTGCCCAATGGCAACACTCTTCTGACCGATACGGTGGGGAGAAGAGTCTGGGAAGTTGCGCCTGATGGAGATGTCGTTGTTCGCTACAAAGGTCCTGCTCCTAACTTCAAAGCGTTCAAGTACTCCGCCGAGCAAGTCGCAAATTTGCTTGAGTAA
- the secA gene encoding preprotein translocase subunit SecA, producing MDFFDRLGDYLTAVTAFVEGLVRKFFGSSNEREIRRIGFVREKDGSSRVISGSVLDRINSLEPEMEKKTDAELKETTDRLRAKLADGKTLDDILPEAFASVRESGKRNLQMRHYDVQMVGGNILHQGKIAEMTTGEGKTLVSSLPAYLNALAGKVHIVTVNDYLAKRDMEWMGPLHLALGLTVGAIQGQMRPQERQENYACDICYGTNNEFGFDYLRDNMKPTAALQVQGPLDYAIVDEIDNILIDEARTPLIISGPAYDDVTKYPKADRVARQLVRDVHFEVKEKEHTCHLTDEGVRKAEELAGVESFYASGNMEWPHLIDNALKAHHLYKRDVNYMVVQDEVIIIDEHTGRPMPGRQWSDGLHQAAEAKEGVRIKEVSQTLATITLQNYFKLYNKLCGMTGTAMTEANEFYKIYGLDVVAVPTNRPMQRINSQDTIYRSEPEKWKAVVDEITEVHKTGRPILVGTVSVEKSERLGSMLSKHGVKHNVLNAKNHEREAEIVAQAGRLGAVTIATNMAGRGTDIILGGNPEHMAWDILKTKYSSRLDVPKSEWDELSDKIASEEGMKADGRKVAELGGLHVVGTERHDSRRIDLQLRGRAGRQGDPGSSRFFLSLEDDLMRIFAGEKVKGMLTWLGMEEGESIEHPMVSRQIQKAQKRVEERHFEARKSLLEYDEVMDHQRKEVYSYRQDILDGVNCRDLIGGMLNQQIEKWASQFLSREYRWGTAAAFASQNLGLVVDADAISNMDKDQMVEYMTSEGERQAEVLIEDQMAENLPEEGDHRDWNWQTLATWANRQFNLNTNDRELRKVVREGMPDGEMNRDQVFRHLIERAREGIHRWDFEPLDTILAEDFGAKQLSGWLRHQFGVEMSPEEFTKFDDTSDAIALVQQRVRERYREKEIRFPVVVGMNRYLSGQNSDREGLIGWANSRFETNLSNSDLKEKERPQVAEILIERSSQFFPAPETRDELRELLDDVFTIRPEGEQEEALDLSRLIQFLKDRMQVILNTEELEEIDPVKGRNLALQKVDARYRPELGQAERMLLMEMLDHAWKEHLYYMDHLRSGIGLVGYAQKDPKVEYKREGMKAFEAMWDRIAEQVTSAIFRLDSESSPEFLESLWANASAQHAQVQPEVEALSPEVQESHGAEPGAEQKTVETIRNFDDKVGRNDPCPCGSGKKFKKCHGAV from the coding sequence ATGGACTTCTTTGATCGTCTCGGCGACTATTTGACAGCAGTGACAGCCTTTGTAGAAGGGTTGGTCCGCAAATTTTTCGGTTCATCGAACGAGCGTGAAATCCGCCGGATCGGCTTTGTTCGCGAGAAGGATGGGAGCTCTCGGGTCATCTCCGGATCTGTCCTCGATCGAATAAACTCCCTTGAACCGGAGATGGAAAAGAAGACAGACGCCGAATTGAAGGAAACAACGGACCGTTTGCGGGCAAAACTTGCCGATGGAAAAACTTTAGACGACATTCTTCCAGAAGCTTTCGCATCGGTACGAGAATCTGGCAAACGCAACCTTCAAATGCGTCATTACGATGTGCAAATGGTGGGGGGAAATATTCTTCACCAGGGCAAAATCGCTGAGATGACCACCGGGGAAGGAAAAACACTCGTCTCCTCTCTCCCCGCCTATTTGAATGCCTTGGCAGGAAAAGTTCATATCGTCACAGTGAACGACTATCTCGCCAAGCGGGATATGGAATGGATGGGCCCGCTGCACCTGGCGCTCGGACTCACCGTCGGGGCGATTCAAGGGCAAATGCGTCCACAAGAACGGCAAGAAAACTATGCCTGTGACATTTGCTATGGAACCAACAACGAGTTCGGCTTCGACTACCTTCGAGACAACATGAAGCCGACAGCTGCGCTTCAAGTGCAGGGACCGCTCGACTATGCGATCGTTGATGAGATCGACAACATTCTGATCGATGAAGCACGAACACCGCTGATCATCTCCGGGCCAGCTTATGATGATGTCACAAAATACCCGAAAGCCGACCGTGTCGCTCGACAACTTGTTCGAGATGTTCACTTTGAAGTGAAAGAAAAAGAACACACGTGTCACTTGACGGACGAAGGAGTCCGCAAGGCTGAAGAATTGGCAGGCGTTGAAAGTTTTTACGCTTCAGGAAACATGGAATGGCCACACCTGATCGATAACGCCTTGAAGGCGCATCATCTTTATAAGCGTGATGTGAACTACATGGTTGTTCAGGATGAAGTGATCATCATCGACGAGCATACCGGTCGTCCTATGCCAGGACGACAATGGAGCGACGGGTTGCATCAGGCAGCCGAAGCAAAAGAAGGTGTACGAATCAAAGAGGTCAGTCAGACCTTGGCAACGATCACACTTCAGAACTACTTCAAGCTCTACAACAAGTTATGCGGGATGACCGGAACCGCGATGACGGAAGCGAACGAGTTCTACAAAATCTACGGTCTGGATGTCGTCGCAGTCCCGACGAACCGCCCGATGCAGCGAATCAATTCTCAGGACACAATTTATCGTTCAGAACCTGAGAAGTGGAAAGCGGTCGTCGACGAAATTACCGAAGTTCATAAAACGGGACGTCCAATTCTGGTTGGAACGGTTTCTGTTGAAAAGAGTGAGCGGCTCGGATCGATGCTGTCCAAGCATGGTGTCAAACACAATGTCTTGAACGCGAAAAATCACGAGCGTGAAGCCGAAATCGTCGCCCAGGCAGGCCGGCTCGGAGCTGTCACCATTGCGACCAACATGGCTGGTCGCGGTACGGACATTATCTTGGGCGGAAACCCTGAGCATATGGCTTGGGATATTTTGAAGACAAAATACTCGTCTCGATTGGATGTTCCCAAATCGGAATGGGATGAACTGTCTGACAAAATCGCCAGCGAAGAAGGAATGAAAGCGGATGGCCGCAAAGTCGCTGAACTGGGCGGACTGCACGTCGTCGGAACGGAGCGTCACGACTCTCGACGAATCGACTTACAGCTTCGCGGACGTGCAGGACGACAGGGCGATCCCGGTTCGAGCCGGTTCTTCTTATCCCTCGAAGACGACTTGATGCGAATTTTCGCCGGCGAAAAAGTTAAGGGAATGCTCACCTGGTTGGGAATGGAAGAAGGCGAGAGCATCGAGCATCCAATGGTGTCTCGACAAATCCAGAAGGCACAAAAGCGCGTTGAAGAGCGACACTTCGAGGCACGCAAGAGCCTGCTGGAATACGACGAAGTGATGGACCATCAACGGAAAGAAGTTTACAGCTATCGACAGGACATCTTGGATGGCGTGAACTGCCGCGACTTGATTGGCGGGATGCTGAATCAACAAATTGAGAAGTGGGCGAGTCAGTTCCTTTCACGAGAATATCGCTGGGGAACGGCCGCAGCGTTTGCTTCGCAAAACCTGGGGCTCGTCGTCGATGCCGATGCCATCAGCAACATGGATAAAGACCAGATGGTCGAGTACATGACAAGCGAGGGCGAACGACAAGCCGAAGTGCTCATTGAAGACCAAATGGCAGAGAACTTGCCGGAAGAAGGCGATCATCGTGACTGGAACTGGCAAACCCTGGCAACTTGGGCCAATCGCCAATTCAACCTGAACACAAATGACAGAGAACTTCGCAAGGTCGTTCGGGAAGGAATGCCAGATGGCGAAATGAACCGGGACCAGGTTTTCCGGCATCTGATTGAACGTGCTCGTGAAGGGATTCATCGTTGGGACTTTGAACCTCTCGATACCATTTTGGCTGAGGATTTTGGAGCGAAGCAACTTTCAGGTTGGCTACGGCACCAGTTTGGTGTGGAAATGTCACCGGAAGAGTTCACAAAATTTGACGACACTTCGGACGCGATCGCACTGGTCCAACAACGAGTACGAGAACGCTACCGTGAAAAGGAAATTCGTTTTCCAGTCGTCGTCGGGATGAACAGATACCTCTCTGGCCAAAACAGTGATCGTGAAGGTTTGATCGGATGGGCAAACAGCCGATTCGAAACGAATTTGTCGAACTCTGACCTGAAAGAAAAAGAGCGTCCACAAGTTGCTGAAATTCTCATCGAGAGAAGCAGCCAATTCTTCCCCGCACCCGAGACACGAGATGAACTTCGAGAACTCTTAGATGACGTCTTCACGATTCGCCCTGAAGGGGAACAAGAAGAAGCTCTCGACTTATCTCGACTGATTCAATTCTTGAAAGACCGGATGCAGGTGATCTTGAACACCGAGGAACTCGAGGAGATTGATCCGGTTAAAGGGCGGAACTTAGCTCTTCAAAAAGTTGACGCCCGCTATCGCCCCGAGTTGGGACAAGCCGAGCGGATGCTCCTGATGGAGATGCTCGACCACGCCTGGAAAGAGCACCTGTACTACATGGACCATCTTCGAAGTGGAATTGGCCTTGTCGGTTATGCTCAAAAAGACCCGAAGGTTGAATACAAGCGAGAAGGAATGAAAGCCTTCGAAGCGATGTGGGACCGCATCGCCGAACAGGTCACATCAGCCATTTTCCGCCTGGACTCCGAGAGCTCACCAGAGTTTCTAGAGTCCCTCTGGGCAAACGCCTCCGCTCAACACGCACAAGTTCAACCCGAGGTCGAAGCTCTCTCCCCCGAAGTGCAGGAAAGCCACGGAGCAGAACCGGGAGCCGAACAGAAGACCGTTGAAACAATCCGCAACTTTGACGACAAAGTAGGCCGCAACGACCCCTGCCCCTGCGGCAGCGGAAAGAAATTCAAAAAATGCCACGGAGCAGTCTAG
- a CDS encoding putative metallopeptidase, which produces MTRSSNQGSEFGPFDFTQSIMKLCEDLTNRHEAFMHIDMSRVAVCFAQARSSVLHGLQAKLTPMRFENGATTGQRQGRLWTVQRLYLGKREMLYILTFYLPRFLDQSFQEKFVTILHELYHISPRFDGDIRRFGGRCHVHTQSQREYDDQMEVFAREYLSMNPPEELYSFLRRDFQDLKQKHGGVIGLQVPIPKLIPIDDSKTA; this is translated from the coding sequence ATGACCAGGTCGTCGAACCAGGGGTCGGAATTCGGACCTTTTGATTTCACGCAGTCGATCATGAAGTTGTGTGAAGATCTCACAAATCGTCACGAAGCGTTCATGCACATCGACATGTCTCGCGTCGCTGTCTGTTTCGCTCAGGCCCGGTCTTCCGTTTTGCATGGGCTTCAGGCAAAACTGACTCCAATGCGTTTCGAAAACGGAGCGACGACAGGTCAACGTCAAGGACGCCTCTGGACAGTTCAGCGTCTGTACCTTGGAAAACGTGAGATGCTCTACATTCTCACATTTTATCTGCCGCGGTTTCTGGATCAATCTTTTCAAGAAAAATTCGTGACCATCTTGCACGAGCTCTATCATATCAGCCCGAGATTCGATGGAGATATCCGCCGCTTCGGTGGACGATGTCACGTTCACACGCAAAGCCAACGTGAATACGATGACCAAATGGAAGTCTTTGCTAGAGAGTATCTCTCGATGAATCCTCCAGAAGAGTTGTATTCATTCCTCAGACGCGACTTCCAGGACCTCAAACAAAAACATGGTGGGGTCATCGGGTTACAAGTCCCGATCCCGAAGTTAATCCCTATCGACGACAGCAAGACAGCCTGA
- a CDS encoding ABC transporter ATP-binding protein — MADTAVLEIKGLKTYFDSPDGVVKAVDDLTLTLNAGETMGLVGESGSGKSVTSLSVMRLLPDRAATIAGGSISYLGRDLVRLPEREMRNLRGSDISMIFQEPGTSLNPVFRVGVQVTEGIQRHLKVSFAEAKRRTIDLFNEVGIPEPERRFHSYPHEMSGGQKQRVMIALALACDPEILIADEPTTALDVTIQRQILDLLRDLRDQRGMSILFITHDLGVIGEIADDVAVMFRGRLVEHGPVEEIFANPKHPYTKGLLACRPKLESTFRRLPTVSDFMDAQKLPDGSYEVQEKQLSAEAIKQLSMTGRGRLIHPKSELQKIGHPFSEIKEDADLKTVPEGRRPILKIEDLKVYYPIRTGVFRRVTDHVKAVDGIDLKVYQGQTLGLVGESGCGKTTTGRAIVRLAEMTAGKIQYEGIDITSLRGEDLKKYRSNVQIIFQDPYSSLNPRMTVEGMLVEAMMIHGILGRRSERRDRAAHLLEEVGLEAGHLRRYPHEFSGGQRQRISIARALAVKSEFIICDESVSALDVSVQAQVLNLLKDLQEEHGLTYVFISHDLSVVKFMSDMMAVMNAGKIVEFGPSESIYENPQEEYTKRLISSIPNDSLELIRERVARREQTRSKQKSSK, encoded by the coding sequence ATGGCAGATACAGCTGTTCTGGAAATCAAGGGCCTGAAAACATACTTCGATTCGCCCGATGGAGTCGTCAAAGCTGTCGACGACTTGACCCTCACATTGAATGCCGGAGAAACCATGGGGCTCGTGGGAGAGTCCGGATCTGGAAAGTCCGTAACTTCTCTCTCTGTGATGCGGCTTCTACCTGACCGTGCTGCAACAATCGCTGGAGGTTCGATTTCGTACTTAGGCCGAGATCTGGTGCGGCTTCCCGAGCGAGAAATGCGCAACCTGCGCGGCAGCGACATCAGCATGATCTTCCAAGAACCGGGAACCAGTTTGAACCCTGTATTCCGCGTGGGAGTGCAGGTCACCGAAGGTATTCAACGGCACTTGAAAGTGAGCTTTGCCGAAGCGAAGCGGCGAACGATCGACCTCTTCAACGAAGTCGGAATCCCAGAACCAGAGCGACGCTTTCACAGCTATCCTCATGAGATGTCTGGCGGCCAGAAACAGAGAGTCATGATCGCACTGGCACTCGCCTGTGACCCCGAAATCCTCATCGCTGATGAGCCGACAACTGCCCTCGACGTGACAATTCAAAGGCAAATTCTCGATCTCCTTCGAGACCTCCGTGATCAGCGCGGAATGTCAATCCTCTTCATTACTCACGACTTGGGTGTGATCGGCGAGATCGCTGACGACGTTGCCGTGATGTTCCGTGGACGACTGGTCGAGCATGGTCCGGTCGAAGAGATTTTTGCAAACCCGAAGCACCCATACACAAAGGGTCTTCTCGCCTGCCGGCCGAAACTGGAAAGCACTTTTCGGCGTTTGCCGACTGTCAGTGATTTCATGGATGCACAGAAGCTTCCGGATGGAAGCTACGAGGTCCAGGAGAAGCAACTGTCAGCGGAAGCGATCAAGCAACTTTCGATGACTGGGCGCGGAAGATTGATCCACCCGAAAAGTGAATTACAAAAAATCGGGCATCCTTTTTCAGAGATCAAAGAAGACGCTGATCTGAAAACCGTCCCGGAAGGACGTCGACCGATTCTGAAGATCGAAGACTTAAAAGTCTATTACCCAATTCGAACCGGAGTTTTTCGGCGGGTGACAGATCACGTCAAAGCGGTCGACGGGATCGACCTGAAAGTTTATCAAGGACAAACGTTGGGCCTTGTTGGAGAATCTGGCTGCGGCAAGACAACAACAGGACGAGCAATTGTCCGACTGGCTGAGATGACAGCTGGCAAAATTCAATACGAAGGAATTGATATCACATCGCTGCGAGGCGAAGACCTGAAGAAATACCGCAGCAATGTCCAAATCATCTTTCAGGACCCATACAGTTCTCTGAACCCTCGAATGACCGTGGAAGGGATGCTGGTCGAGGCAATGATGATTCATGGAATTCTTGGACGTCGCTCAGAACGTCGAGACCGAGCGGCACACCTTCTTGAGGAAGTCGGTCTGGAGGCGGGGCACTTGCGTCGTTATCCGCATGAATTTTCCGGTGGACAGCGTCAACGAATCAGTATTGCGCGGGCGTTAGCTGTGAAATCTGAGTTTATTATTTGCGACGAATCAGTCTCTGCATTGGACGTTTCAGTTCAGGCTCAAGTCTTGAACTTGCTGAAAGACCTTCAAGAAGAACATGGGCTGACCTACGTTTTCATCAGCCACGACCTCAGCGTCGTGAAATTCATGTCTGACATGATGGCCGTCATGAACGCGGGGAAAATTGTCGAATTTGGCCCCTCTGAATCGATTTACGAAAATCCCCAGGAAGAATACACAAAGCGGCTCATCTCATCGATTCCGAATGATTCTTTAGAACTCATCCGTGAGCGTGTCGCCAGACGAGAACAAACAAGATCGAAACAGAAGTCATCGAAGTGA
- the mntR gene encoding manganese-binding transcriptional regulator MntR has protein sequence MNEHKEIAARHRRTRKDHATETAEDYVEAVSEIIETNGSCRVVDLTKRFDVSHVTVTRIISRLQKEGYVTTEPYRPIELTKSGEALAETSRKRHETVFNFLVALGVPEEIAEIDTEGIEHHVSEKTLKIFQKFVSQSQTK, from the coding sequence ATGAACGAACACAAAGAGATCGCAGCTCGACACAGACGGACTCGCAAAGACCATGCGACGGAAACAGCAGAAGACTATGTCGAAGCGGTCTCGGAGATTATTGAAACAAATGGAAGTTGTCGGGTTGTCGATTTAACGAAGCGGTTCGATGTTTCACATGTAACCGTGACCCGAATCATCAGCCGATTACAGAAAGAGGGTTACGTCACCACGGAGCCTTATCGACCGATTGAACTGACAAAATCTGGGGAAGCACTCGCGGAAACATCCCGCAAACGGCATGAAACGGTTTTCAATTTCCTCGTCGCCTTAGGAGTTCCAGAAGAAATCGCAGAGATTGACACCGAGGGGATCGAGCATCATGTCAGCGAGAAGACTCTGAAGATCTTCCAGAAATTTGTTTCACAATCGCAGACAAAATAG
- a CDS encoding nucleoside hydrolase produces MPHQKLIIDADPGIGDAVAIALALCDPTLEVIALTSCGGLVTGEQAFRNLQTITSIVDPSLWPRIGLSRATAVCCDDSPVLSGIMKGQGTYGLGECEPITADLHQPTESAKLLVELVRAFPGELSLLTLGPLTNLQLAAERSPSFLADLKQLIICGGSVAVGGDVTATAEFNMFVDPDSSQKILTSPANKTILPIDTSHQFGLSFDEYDQLGIDVFSRLGRLLNETIPFALRVSRNQLGREGILLPEVVAVAAVSHPELFEQTAMTVDVELTGGLTTGMTVFDRRGLPHWKENIEVLTDVDALGVKDYMLRLIHASKLGQ; encoded by the coding sequence ATGCCGCACCAGAAGTTGATCATTGACGCTGATCCCGGGATTGGAGATGCTGTCGCGATCGCACTGGCGTTGTGTGATCCAACCCTCGAAGTAATCGCATTGACCTCTTGCGGAGGGCTGGTTACTGGTGAGCAGGCGTTTCGAAACCTGCAGACGATCACATCTATTGTTGACCCGTCACTCTGGCCACGGATCGGGTTAAGCCGAGCCACTGCCGTTTGCTGTGACGATTCACCGGTTCTGTCGGGGATCATGAAAGGTCAAGGAACGTATGGTCTTGGAGAATGTGAGCCGATCACGGCAGATCTTCATCAGCCGACGGAGTCTGCAAAGCTACTTGTTGAGCTTGTCCGAGCATTCCCGGGCGAATTATCCCTCTTAACACTGGGACCTCTTACAAACCTCCAGTTGGCAGCTGAGCGTTCACCATCGTTTCTTGCTGATCTGAAGCAACTCATCATTTGCGGCGGGTCGGTGGCTGTCGGCGGTGATGTCACAGCGACTGCAGAGTTCAACATGTTTGTTGATCCTGACTCTTCGCAAAAGATCCTCACCTCCCCTGCCAATAAAACAATATTACCGATCGACACTTCGCATCAATTCGGTCTGAGCTTTGACGAATACGATCAACTTGGAATTGACGTCTTTTCGCGTCTCGGACGATTGCTGAACGAAACAATTCCGTTCGCCTTGCGAGTCTCGAGAAATCAACTGGGGCGGGAAGGAATTCTCCTGCCTGAAGTGGTCGCTGTCGCGGCGGTTTCTCACCCTGAATTGTTTGAGCAAACGGCGATGACGGTTGATGTCGAGCTGACTGGTGGACTGACGACCGGGATGACAGTCTTTGATCGCCGAGGGCTCCCTCACTGGAAAGAAAACATCGAAGTGCTGACAGACGTTGATGCTCTGGGGGTGAAAGACTACATGCTGCGTCTCATCCATGCCTCGAAGCTGGGGCAATAA